ATGACGATAAGAGTAGGACACTCTACATTGTCTTTCGCAAAGCCCAACGATGAAGGTAACGTGTTGTTTGAGCCTTATGTCGTGAAGAGCGGCATATCTATTGCTGCCAATCTTCGTGAGGCTTTCAAGACATCGGAGTTCCTGAAAGACTTGTCGGGAAGGGCGCGTGTGCTTGTTGACAGCGATACTTTGCTTGTACCGATGAGTCATTTCGATGAGATGAAAGCTGGCGATTTGTTCTTCCACTCCTTCCCACAGTACAGTCAGAATCATGTGTTCTTCAATGTGATGCAAGAGGTGAGCACGGTGGTGCTGTCGTCAATAAACAAAGACTTGAAACTCGTGCTCGATGATCATTTTGAGGATGTGAGACTGGTGCCAGCCATGACACCTGTGTGGGGACACCTCTATCAGCGCAATTTCACAGGTGGCAATCAGAAACTCTTTGCATATGTTCACGAACATAAGATAGACATCTTCTGTTTCCAGCAGAATAGGTTTAAGTTTTGTAACTCGTATGATGCTAAGCATGTGAAGGATGCTGTCTATTACCTCCTCTACGTGTGGAACTTGTTGCAGTTTGACGCTCAGAACGATGAACTGCATCTGGTAGGCGACATCTTCCAAAGCGATTCTGCCTCTATGCAAGAGGACCGCGAGACGCTGCTTGGCGAGCTGCGCCGCTTCTTGCAAAAGGTATATGTCGTCAACCCTTCTGCCGACTTCAACCGTGCACAGGTGACATCAATAAAGAACATGCCTTACGACATGCAGACCATCTTCGTGAAAGGAAGGTGAGAAGTTAGAGGTCAGAGGTGAGAGGTTAGAGGTTTGAATTATGAGAATTATTACAGGAATATATAAAGGTCGTCATTTTGAGATTCCGCGCTCGTTCAAGGCGCGTCCTACGACCGACTTCGCCAAGGAGAACATCTTCAATGTGATGGCAGGCTATATTGACTTTGAAGGTGCTGCAGCCCTTGACCTGTTTTCTGGCACAGGCAGCATCTCGCTTGAACTATTGTCGCGTGGCTGTCAGCAGGTGGTAAGTGTCGAGATGGATCGCGACCATCACCGTTTCATCTGTGACTGTCTGAAGAAGCTAAATCCCTCTCAGGCTGAGGGAACCGCTTCTTCAACGGGAAAGGTCCTTCCCATACGTGGCGATGTGTTCCGTTTTATAAAGAGCTGTCGTCAGCAGTTTGACTTTATCTTTGCCGATCCTCCCTATGCCTTAACAGAGCTGCCAAAGATTCCCGACCTTGTATTGGAAAAAGAACTGCTGAAGGACGGTGGCATATTCGTTTTCGAACACGGCAAAAATCACGACTTTAGCAGTCATCCACGCTTTGTAGAGCATCGCAGCTACGGAAGCGTGAACTTCACACTCTTCCGTTAAGACAATAGTCAAAGAATCTATAGTCGGAAAGCTATAGTAGTGGTGACAGTAGTCGGGTGAGGCTTTCCCACAGTCGGACACCGAGGGTGGGATTCATGCGCTCTGGGAAGTCGGAAAGCGGTATGGCATTCTTCTCATCGTCGAGGTAGATGTCGCGAAGACGTTCGGACACTTCTTCACCATAGAAGAATACGTTTGACTCGAAATTGTCTTCAAACGAACGGAAGTCCATGTTTGTGGAGCCGCAGGTGCATACAATGTCGTCGCTTACCATTATCTTTGAGTGAAGGAAGCCTTTGTCGTAGAGCATGACGTTAACTCCTGTCTCTACCATCTCACGTAGATAACTGCGGCTGGCCCAGCCTATGAGCCATGTGTCACCGTGGCGTGGCACGAGCAGTCGTACATCGACACCTGCCAGGGCAGCACTTATGAGCGCAAAGCGAATCACTCCTGTAGGAAGGAAATAGGGTGTCTCAATATATACATAACGCTTTGCGTTCATTATTATTCTTACGAAGCCCTGCATGATCTCGGGTACAGGCGATGTAGGTCCGCATGCCACGCCCTGAAGCAATATGTCGCCATAGTGCTTGTCGCTTGAGTCGCCGCCAAATCTGTAGTAAGTCCTGTCGTTGAGCAGTGTGCGGTTAGTGAAATACCAGTCTATGAGGAATATGCGCTGTAGCGATATGACACCTAATCCCTCTATTCGTGTCATGGTGTCGCGCCAGCTTGCCGTGCGACCTCCCTTCACATAGCGCAGGGCAATGTTCATGCCTCCCACATAGCCTATGTGGCCGTCGATGATGAACAGCTTACGGTGGTTGCGATAGTTGGCCTTACTGGTCAGTCGGGGAAACCTCACCTGCAAGAATGGCTCCACCATAACTCCAGCATCAATCATGCGCTGGAAGAAACGGTTCTTCACACTCCAACAGCCTACGTCATCGTAGATGATGCGCACCTCTACGCCTTCTCTCGCTTTGGCTATGAGTGCGTCGGCAATGAGATTGCCAAGTGGGTCGTCCTCGAAGATATAGATGTCTAAGTGTATGTGGTGGCGTGCTGCTGCGATGTCCCTTAATAGTGAAGGGAAAAACTCATAGCCGTTGAGAAGAAAATCTACGCGGTTGTTCTGGAAAGGTAGCGATAGACTCTGGTTTATGAACTGGTCGATGAGCAGTTTGTTGTTTTCAGGCAGGACAAGATCGCGCTGTTCCACAAACTCGAACATTGAACGGCGTGTCAGCTCGTCGAGAGAGCGTCGGCTGACAAGTCTCTCGCGGCGTGTGTTTACTCCGAAGAAAAGATAGGCTATGATGCCGATGACTGGCGCGAAGATGATGATGAGGGCCCATGCTATCGTCTTTGCAGGCTGACGGTTGTCGAGCACTACATGGATGACAGTTATGATAACTATCACTTGATAGACGAGGAAAGCAAGTTTAACGAGATCCATTCACCTATTTTATATTTATCAGCTTGTGGGTCTGCAGCGATAGCCTCCACTGTGGGTGGCGCTCAATATAGTCTATACAGTCACTCATTATCTTAGCGTTGCGGTCTGCATCGCCAGTGTCGCAGGGCTGTAGGAACAGTAAAGGTCCATCTGCGTTTCCATCAAGAGAAGGATACATGTCAGTTAGAATCCTGTTGAGTGACTCTTCGGATTCAAATACAATTTTAATCTCGTCTGGCTGTCGGACAGAGGAAATGCTTTTTCCTTTTGGCGATACTGTCAGCCAGTCGAGGTTCTTCGGAGCGGGGAGGGTGCCGTTGCTCTCCATAGCCACCTCATAATCATGAGCGTGGAGCAGATTTATGAAGTCCTCACCGACCTGGAGCGTAGGCTCGCCGCCTGTCAGCACCACGAAACGTGCAGGATAGTCGGCTATGGCTTTTACTATCTCATCGGCGGTCATCTCCGTGAAACTGTTAAACTCAGTGTCACAGAAGCTGCACTTCATATTACAGCCGGCAAAGCGGATGAACACCGCAGCACGTCCGGTGTTACGTCCCTCGCCCTGCAGCGAATAGAATATGTCGTTTACGCGAAATGCCTTCATACCTTTCTACTCGTCCTTCTCATACATGGCTATATTGCCTTCGCTCTCCTGAACAACAGCCTTATAGCATTGTGGAATCTGTTCGGTACACCAGCGAGCCATGTTTTCTGCTGTGGGGTTGAAAGGCAACACCTCATTTAGATTCTTGTGGTCAAGGGGAGTCTTTATCAGTCGTTTTATCTCACTGAAGTCTATTACCATGCCATTTTTGTTAAGCTCGCGAGACTTACAGTAGATGGTGATAATCCAGTTGTGGCCATGCAGCTGAGTGCACTTGCTCTCGTAGTCGAGGGTAAGGCGGTGGCATGCAGATATCTCTATTCTCTTTTCTATGTAGTACATATATATGTGATGTAATTAGTTGTTCTTATTAAAAGACAATCTCGGTGCCGAGCTTCTTTGCTATAGTGTTGCGAATCTCCTGCATCTCTTTAAGTTGCTTCATCAGCTCAATGATTTTCTCATTGTTGCCAGCTGCT
This region of Prevotella sp. E13-27 genomic DNA includes:
- the cls gene encoding cardiolipin synthase, with product MDLVKLAFLVYQVIVIITVIHVVLDNRQPAKTIAWALIIIFAPVIGIIAYLFFGVNTRRERLVSRRSLDELTRRSMFEFVEQRDLVLPENNKLLIDQFINQSLSLPFQNNRVDFLLNGYEFFPSLLRDIAAARHHIHLDIYIFEDDPLGNLIADALIAKAREGVEVRIIYDDVGCWSVKNRFFQRMIDAGVMVEPFLQVRFPRLTSKANYRNHRKLFIIDGHIGYVGGMNIALRYVKGGRTASWRDTMTRIEGLGVISLQRIFLIDWYFTNRTLLNDRTYYRFGGDSSDKHYGDILLQGVACGPTSPVPEIMQGFVRIIMNAKRYVYIETPYFLPTGVIRFALISAALAGVDVRLLVPRHGDTWLIGWASRSYLREMVETGVNVMLYDKGFLHSKIMVSDDIVCTCGSTNMDFRSFEDNFESNVFFYGEEVSERLRDIYLDDEKNAIPLSDFPERMNPTLGVRLWESLTRLLSPLL
- a CDS encoding 6-pyruvoyl trahydropterin synthase family protein — encoded protein: MYYIEKRIEISACHRLTLDYESKCTQLHGHNWIITIYCKSRELNKNGMVIDFSEIKRLIKTPLDHKNLNEVLPFNPTAENMARWCTEQIPQCYKAVVQESEGNIAMYEKDE
- a CDS encoding DUF3822 family protein; translated protein: MPDTVNKIRHRMTIRVGHSTLSFAKPNDEGNVLFEPYVVKSGISIAANLREAFKTSEFLKDLSGRARVLVDSDTLLVPMSHFDEMKAGDLFFHSFPQYSQNHVFFNVMQEVSTVVLSSINKDLKLVLDDHFEDVRLVPAMTPVWGHLYQRNFTGGNQKLFAYVHEHKIDIFCFQQNRFKFCNSYDAKHVKDAVYYLLYVWNLLQFDAQNDELHLVGDIFQSDSASMQEDRETLLGELRRFLQKVYVVNPSADFNRAQVTSIKNMPYDMQTIFVKGR
- a CDS encoding 7-carboxy-7-deazaguanine synthase QueE; the encoded protein is MKAFRVNDIFYSLQGEGRNTGRAAVFIRFAGCNMKCSFCDTEFNSFTEMTADEIVKAIADYPARFVVLTGGEPTLQVGEDFINLLHAHDYEVAMESNGTLPAPKNLDWLTVSPKGKSISSVRQPDEIKIVFESEESLNRILTDMYPSLDGNADGPLLFLQPCDTGDADRNAKIMSDCIDYIERHPQWRLSLQTHKLINIK
- a CDS encoding RsmD family RNA methyltransferase, yielding MRIITGIYKGRHFEIPRSFKARPTTDFAKENIFNVMAGYIDFEGAAALDLFSGTGSISLELLSRGCQQVVSVEMDRDHHRFICDCLKKLNPSQAEGTASSTGKVLPIRGDVFRFIKSCRQQFDFIFADPPYALTELPKIPDLVLEKELLKDGGIFVFEHGKNHDFSSHPRFVEHRSYGSVNFTLFR